GCTCGAACACGGCTCTCTTCGGCCACGCCGTCGCGGTTCAGCCCGACAACTGGATCGCGCTGAACAACCTCGGCAATGCGCTCCTGAACGAGAATCGCGTGAACGAAGGGCAGGCGCTGATCTCGCGCGCCTACAAGCTCAATCCCTACCTGCGCTTCGACCTGTTCATCCGTACGGGCGATGTCCAGGCCGGCGAGGGCCGCTTCGACGAGGCGCTCGCCAGCTATCGGCGGGCGCAGGAACTGATCCCCTACGACCGCATCGTGCAGGGCAAGATCGACGAACTCGCGCGCCGCCGCGGCCGGTGAGGACGGCGGCGCGCTGCCGCCCGACTCCTCACGCCTTCTTCGTCATCGTCCCGGCCGCCCCGCACTTCGGGCAGGCCTTCGGCTTGCAGCGCCCCTCCTTCGTGCAGCCGCACTTGTCGCACTTGAACGTCGCCATGCTCCGGTCACCTCCTCTCGAACCACTTTTCTTCAGGCGCGGGGGACCCAGGCGAG
The genomic region above belongs to bacterium and contains:
- a CDS encoding rubredoxin; this translates as MATFKCDKCGCTKEGRCKPKACPKCGAAGTMTKKA